The following nucleotide sequence is from Mycobacterium sp. ELW1.
AACCAGCCGCCGCCGTGTCTGACCGGTTTCGTTCCCGCCTCACAGTGGCGATCGCCGGCCGACACCAGCGCGGCACCGCTACCGGCCGGAACGTACTGCAAGATTCCGCAAGACACCACCGCCAACGCGGTGCGCGGCGCCCGCAACATTCCGTGCGTCGATGTTCCCGGCAGACGGGCCGCCTCACCACAGGAATGTCGCAGCGGCGAGCCCTACGTACCGCTAGGCACCAACCCGTGGTACGGCGACCCCAACCAGATCATCAACTGCCCGGCGCCGGCCGCACGCTGCGACCAGCCGGTCAAACCCGGCCAGGTGATCCCCGCTCCATCGATCAACACAGGCCTGAATCCGCTGCCCGCCGACCAGCTGCCCGGACCACTGTCTCCGGTCAGCGACCCGCTCTCACCGCCAGGTGCCGGCACGGTCGAATGCAACGGCCAACAACCCAACCCGTGCGTCTACACCCCGGCCGGACTGCCCTTGCAAACTCAATCCGGTGAGGTCACCGGACCCGACGGCGTGCGCTACTCGTTGGACAACACGATCGAACCAGGAGACGACGGATGGAAGCAGATGCTGGCGCCGACGGGCTGAACGCCGCTGGTGAGACCGCGTCGCGACTGGGTCGGCGAGGGTTGATCGCCATCACGGCGGCCCTCACGCTGCTGGCCGGCGGCGCCGCAGCCGGCGGGTACCTGGCGCTTCAAGCCCACCGGCAAAGTCAAGCGATGACCCAGGCGCACGCCGCTGCAGTAGCGGCCGCCAAGGACTGTGTCACCGCAACCCAGCCTCGCGACGCGGCTGCGGTACCCAGCAGCCAACAGAAGCTCACCGAGTGCTCGACTGGCAATTTCGGTGCGCAGGCCGCCTGGTTGGGTGCCGTCCTGATCCAGGCCTACCAAGCCGTGGACGTCCAGGTTGCGCTGCCGGAAATGCACGCCGCGGTGGAACGCACCAACGACGACGGTTCGATCGTCACGTTGGTCGCCTTCCGCGCCAAGGTCTCCCAACCCGGTGCCGCGGACAGGGAGAATAGCTACCGGGTGCGGGTGACGATGGTCCCCGAGAACGGCCAGTTCAAAATCGCCGAACTCGACCAGGTGGCCAGGTGACAATCACCGACACCGACACCGACACCGAGACGTCGACGGTGTCACGGAGCGACGCCGACGGTCGGCTCGTGCTGGCGTCGTGGGCATCACGTGCGGCCGCGCTTGCCGTGGACATCCTGCCTGCCGCGGCGGTGCTCGCGACGACGGCGCTGGTAGCAATGTCGGTACCGCTGCACGGGGTGTGGTGGTGGGTCTGCGTGGCAATCGGCGCGATGACGATCCTGTGGGCGGCCTACAACCGACTAGTGATGCCTGCGACGAGCGGGCAGAGTCTCGGGCGGGCCGTCGTCGGTATCACGCTGGTGCGCAACCACGAAGCGGCGCCCGGGGTGTGGTTGCTGCTGCTTCGCGACCTCGCCCACCTGGTGGACACCGTCGCGGGGTTCGCGGGCTGGCTGTGGCCGCTATGGGACTCACGCCGACGCACCTTCGCCGACATGCTGTTGGGTACGCAGGCGCGCGTCTGCGCTTCGGCACGGCCGGACCGCACCCCTCGGCTGCGCGCTACGGCGCTGCTGATTGCCGCTGCGGCCGTGTGTGCCAGCGGAGCAGCCCTCAGCTATACCGTTGTGCGCCAACCTGACCACTCGGTCGCTGAGGCCACCGCGCAGGTCGCGCAGAAGGGGCCGCACATGGTCGAGCAGATTCTCAGCTACTATCCCGACACCATCGGAGCCGACTTCGAGCGGGCGCGATCGCTGGCAACCGACAAGTACCGCGCGGACCTGACCGCAGAGCAAGAGGCGGTGGCCAAATCGACCGCGGTGCGCAACGAGTACTGGGTGACCAACAGTTCCGTGCTGACCGCGACACCCGATCAGGTCACCATGCTCGTGTTCTTGCAAGGCCAACGCGGCGCACCCCCGCGCAGCGATACATCACCGCGTCGGTGCGGGTCGTGTTCGCCAAGTCAGGTACCCGCGACTGGAAGGTCGACGACGTCGCCGTCGTCACCGAACCCCAAGCCGCCGAGGCAAGGCCATGAGCCCAAGACGCAAGTTCGATCCCGGAAGCGACACTGATTTCTGGTCGCTCCACTTGGACAGCCCGACCTCTGTTCCCGTTGTGCGGAGGCCACGACGCCGGGGGTTTGAACTCGTCGCGATATTCGCCGCGATCACATCGGCGGCGGCGATCATTTTCTGCACCCAGGTGTTGATTTCTCATCAAAAGCACTGGCGGACAACGATCGACGATGCCGCAGCGCTGGGTTTCGTGCACTCCTTCATGACCGAATTCACCTCCCCGGACCCGTTCCACGCCAACGATTACACCGACCGGATCTCGACCTACGCCACCGGCGACTTCGCAGAGCAGTACCGCGCCAACCAAAACCAGATCCTCGTCGAAGTGGCCAGAGCCGAACCGACCACGGGCACCGTGCTTGATGCGGGAGTCTCACGACGCAACGACGACGGCAGCATCGACGTGCTGGTGGTCACCAAATTCACGTCACAGGCTCCAGACGGCACATTGCTCGCCGAAAGGGCGAACCGATGGGTGGTCACGGCGACAAAGGAAGGGGATCGGCAATGGAAGATCAGCAGCCTGATACCGATGATGTGACTGCCGAGAGCCCCGAGGACGAGGACGCCGACACCGCCTGTAAAGGTGGCGACGCCGACGCCGACACCGCAACGAGCCGAGGATGTTTGGGCACATGGCTGGTCACTGCGGCCTGCGCGGCGTCAGTGCTGTTCGTCGGTTGCGCAGCATTCGCGGGCATCGCCGTGCATTCCTACCTGGCCGATCGCGCCGAGGCCGCGGCCAGGATGGAGGTCGCCCGCTCCGCGACCGGAGCGATCACCGCGCTATGGACCTACGCCCCCGACACCATCGACACATTGCCCGACCGCGCGGCGGGATTTCTCAGCGGCGACTTCGATGCTCAGTACCGAGACTTTGTCGACGCCGTGGCTGCGCCGAACAAGCAGGCCCAGGTCACCAACACCACCGACGTCGTCGGTGTGGGCGTGGAGTCGTTGGATGACGACGAGGCCGTGGCGATCGTCTTCACCAACACCACCGCCAGCAGCCCGCTCACCCAGAACATTCCCTCGCTGAAGTTCGTGTCCTACCGGCTGGCCATGAAACATCAGGGGTCGCGATGGTTGGTGACCGGTATGTCGACCATCAGCTTCATGGACCTAACGCCGAAGCTCTAACCGCTGCAATGACGGAGGTGCGTATGAAAGGCAAAGCGGTGCCGATCTGTTGGGCCGTCGTCACGCTGGTCGGCGTGATCGTGATCATTCTGGTGGTGTGGTGGCAACTGTTCCCGCGCCTGGGTGCCGCGCAAACGATGGTCAACGACCTGAACCCAGCATTCACTGTCGACCGGGTGACCGGGGATCGCGGAGGCATCGAAATAGTTTCCGCCGCAACCGATACCGGCGATGCGATGATGCACCCCGACGGGGCAGCGGGCGAGTTCCCCAAGCTGATCGACTTCATCGCGCAGCGAACCGGACGCTCTACTCAGGACGCGCAAGCACTGATGCGTGACGACTTCCCGGCCATCAACGGCTTTCTCGCCTCCCTTCCGCTGCCGGAGGTCAGCGCCGAACTGCCCAAGCTGGTCCACTATTTGGGCACGATCCTATTTATGTCACCTCACGAGGTAGACACCATGTTGCAGACCGACTACCCAGCGATCTGGCAGGTCTATGTCAACCTGCCAAAACTGACCAACGGGTGGGACGCGATCCCGGGCACCGAGAAGCTGACCCGCTTCGACGGCACGCCGGTGCGGACGATGCCCGAACTGCGCACATATCTCAGTGAAGAAGTCGTCGCGCCCGTTGAGCGTCAGCAAGCCAACTTCCGCCCCCTCGGTGTTCGGGGTGGCGTCGGTTTCCTTGCGCCGCTGCTGCTGGCCTTGGGCCTCATCGTCATCGTGTTCGGCACCACCATGATCGTCCTGACATGGCGACGGGTGCCGCGGAATCCGACCAGATTCGCATGGGTGGTCGTCTCAGTCGTCGGCCTTGCGATCGTCGGATTGGTACTGGCGCTGAACCTGTTCCCCCGACTGATCGGCGGACACCACCTACTCAACGACACCAGATCGGTTTTCGCCAAAGACCGCATCGTCGGGGACCGGGCAGGAATCGAATTCATCAGTGTCTTCGTCAACGCCCTCGGGCCAGCGGTGCTGCCCGACGGCGGCGTCACCGAGCAATACCCCAAGCTGCTCGACCATGTGGCCGAC
It contains:
- a CDS encoding mammalian cell entry protein, with the protein product MDSPTSVPVVRRPRRRGFELVAIFAAITSAAAIIFCTQVLISHQKHWRTTIDDAAALGFVHSFMTEFTSPDPFHANDYTDRISTYATGDFAEQYRANQNQILVEVARAEPTTGTVLDAGVSRRNDDGSIDVLVVTKFTSQAPDGTLLAERANRWVVTATKEGDRQWKISSLIPMM
- a CDS encoding mammalian cell entry protein → MEDQQPDTDDVTAESPEDEDADTACKGGDADADTATSRGCLGTWLVTAACAASVLFVGCAAFAGIAVHSYLADRAEAAARMEVARSATGAITALWTYAPDTIDTLPDRAAGFLSGDFDAQYRDFVDAVAAPNKQAQVTNTTDVVGVGVESLDDDEAVAIVFTNTTASSPLTQNIPSLKFVSYRLAMKHQGSRWLVTGMSTISFMDLTPKL
- a CDS encoding Mce protein; the encoded protein is MEADAGADGLNAAGETASRLGRRGLIAITAALTLLAGGAAAGGYLALQAHRQSQAMTQAHAAAVAAAKDCVTATQPRDAAAVPSSQQKLTECSTGNFGAQAAWLGAVLIQAYQAVDVQVALPEMHAAVERTNDDGSIVTLVAFRAKVSQPGAADRENSYRVRVTMVPENGQFKIAELDQVAR